The nucleotide window GTCCATGTTGTAGACCAGATTGCTGAGGTGGTTTGTGCTGTGTGGCTCGTTTCAATCAATGCTCCGACATAGATCGGCTCCCATCTGCGCCATTCGCGCGAAGATGTGCTCTACCCTCACGCATCCGGCTGATCGTGTGATTGGTCTGCATTTCAGCTTCGCTCAGCGGGTGACCTCGTGTGGCTTTGCGCATCAGAACTCCTGCGCGTTGAAGCGATGAGATACGCCTCGTGCTCCGCGCTGTGATAGGCCGAGTCGGCGAGCACGGCCTGATCTTTGTCATCGAGCAGTTCTTCAAACACCTGGCTGTCGT belongs to Verrucomicrobiaceae bacterium and includes:
- a CDS encoding transposase, which codes for MKADLKTKIIINSTTTPASVHDSQVFEELLDDKDQAVLADSAYHSAEHEAYLIASTRRSSDAQSHTRSPAERS